In Paenibacillus sp. FSL R7-0345, a single window of DNA contains:
- a CDS encoding glycoside hydrolase family 2 TIM barrel-domain containing protein, translating into MRKKLDYQPPSNGYPEWNNNPEIFQLNRLPAHASMISYTTVEQALQGEFAASPNYHSLNGSWKFAFAETPEQRIKDFYTLDYDNSTWAEIPVPAHWQFQGYDYPQYTNVRYPWAVSEPDLKPPFAPTKYNPVGSYTRTFTVPEGWAGQPVFISFQGVESAFYVWVNGDLVGYGEDTFTPSEYDITAYLREGENKLAVEVYRWCDASWLEDQDFWRLSGIFRDVYLYTTPQVHLTDFSVVTELDAAFTDAELKVKLQLENYFNSEVSPYSVEVQLYDAQKQALWEQPLSAAVAFDGNDVQEIQLSRHIANPEKWSAEKPYLYTAVISVIDDQQQVQELVSSRVGFRTFEIQDGLMKINGKRIVLKGTNRHEFSCDTGRALSKADMIRDVQLMKSHNINAVRTSHYPNQSIWYELCDEYGLYVIDETNLETHGSWKYGQEELVETNVPASRPEWLANVIDRCNTMMQRDKNHPSVIIWSLGNESFGGDNFIAMHDYLREADPTRPVHYEGIFHYRPSEAASDIESTMYIRPNEVEHYAKNNPKKPYILCEYSHAMGNSCGGLHLYTELFDQYDIIQGGFIWDWVDQAIRTKTAEGIEYLAYGGDFGETPHDGNFSGNGLLFADRTVTPKLLEVKKCYQYIKLTALDLQKGSFQIKNNYLFSDLSDYQLQWNVSLNGETAQEGSLQVAAAPGETIEISIPYEASDLLNDKEAVLTLSFTQAEATAWSEAGHVIAWEQFVLVPWIAASRTNAGGSLQVTEQDDNVTVSGEAFSVSFNTTNGELYSYVTGGKEQLLQPARTNFWRAVTDNDLGNGLDKRSAVWKEASSSQSLISFSFEALDNRCTISADYVLFTGPDSILRVKYDVRSDGSVEISQELNPGGSSLPELPEFGMMFVLDSGLDTISWYGRGPHENHWDRNTSAAVGSYSGKVSDQFTPYLRPQESGNKTDVRFASLTSGTDGHGFKIEAPSLFELNAMPWTPDELEASDHVYKLPASDKTVLRVNYKQMGIGGDDSWGAPIHKEFMLPANRPYFFRFTIAPK; encoded by the coding sequence GTGCGCAAGAAGCTAGACTACCAACCACCATCCAACGGTTATCCCGAATGGAATAACAATCCTGAAATTTTCCAGCTCAACCGCCTGCCGGCTCATGCCTCTATGATCTCCTATACAACTGTAGAGCAGGCACTTCAAGGCGAGTTTGCAGCATCACCTAACTATCATTCCCTTAACGGCAGCTGGAAGTTTGCTTTTGCAGAGACCCCGGAGCAGCGGATTAAGGATTTCTATACCTTGGATTACGATAACAGCACCTGGGCCGAAATTCCGGTGCCGGCCCATTGGCAGTTCCAGGGCTATGACTACCCGCAATATACCAATGTCCGTTATCCGTGGGCCGTTTCCGAGCCGGATCTGAAGCCGCCGTTTGCCCCAACCAAATACAATCCGGTCGGCTCATACACACGTACCTTTACTGTACCTGAAGGCTGGGCTGGCCAGCCTGTATTCATCAGCTTCCAGGGTGTGGAATCCGCTTTCTATGTATGGGTAAACGGGGATCTGGTCGGATACGGTGAAGATACCTTTACCCCATCCGAATATGATATTACCGCTTACCTGCGTGAAGGCGAGAATAAACTGGCTGTAGAAGTCTACCGCTGGTGTGACGCAAGCTGGCTGGAGGATCAGGATTTCTGGCGGCTGAGCGGGATTTTCCGTGATGTTTACCTGTATACTACGCCGCAGGTTCATCTTACTGACTTCTCTGTAGTAACAGAGCTAGACGCAGCCTTTACCGATGCCGAGCTGAAGGTGAAGCTGCAGCTGGAGAATTATTTTAACAGCGAAGTTAGTCCTTATTCTGTTGAAGTACAGCTCTATGATGCACAAAAGCAGGCACTCTGGGAGCAGCCGCTGTCGGCCGCTGTTGCTTTTGACGGTAATGATGTGCAGGAGATCCAGCTTAGCCGGCATATCGCTAATCCGGAGAAGTGGAGCGCAGAAAAGCCTTACCTTTATACTGCAGTTATCAGCGTTATTGACGATCAGCAGCAGGTGCAGGAATTGGTCAGCAGCAGAGTGGGCTTCCGTACCTTCGAAATCCAGGACGGCCTGATGAAAATCAACGGAAAGCGTATTGTCCTGAAGGGCACTAACCGTCATGAATTCTCCTGCGACACCGGACGCGCCCTCTCCAAAGCGGATATGATCCGCGATGTCCAGCTGATGAAATCCCATAATATCAATGCCGTGCGTACTTCCCACTACCCGAACCAGTCTATCTGGTATGAGCTGTGCGATGAATACGGCTTGTACGTAATTGATGAAACTAATCTGGAGACCCACGGCTCCTGGAAATACGGGCAGGAAGAGCTGGTAGAGACGAACGTTCCGGCAAGCAGACCGGAGTGGCTGGCGAATGTTATCGACCGTTGCAATACTATGATGCAGCGCGACAAGAACCATCCGTCGGTTATCATCTGGTCGCTGGGTAATGAGTCCTTCGGCGGCGACAACTTCATTGCGATGCATGACTATTTAAGAGAAGCGGATCCGACCCGTCCGGTGCATTATGAAGGGATATTCCATTACAGACCTTCCGAGGCGGCCAGCGATATCGAGTCCACAATGTACATCAGACCTAATGAAGTTGAGCACTATGCCAAAAACAATCCGAAAAAGCCGTACATTCTCTGCGAATACAGCCATGCAATGGGTAACTCCTGCGGCGGGCTGCATCTCTACACTGAGCTGTTTGATCAGTACGACATCATTCAGGGCGGATTTATCTGGGACTGGGTCGATCAGGCCATCCGGACCAAAACGGCAGAGGGTATCGAGTATCTGGCTTACGGCGGTGACTTTGGCGAAACGCCGCATGACGGCAACTTTAGCGGAAACGGCCTCCTGTTCGCTGACCGTACGGTAACTCCGAAGCTGCTTGAGGTCAAAAAATGCTATCAGTACATCAAGCTGACTGCCCTTGACCTGCAAAAAGGCAGCTTCCAGATCAAGAACAACTACCTGTTCAGCGATCTGAGTGATTATCAGCTGCAGTGGAATGTATCCCTGAACGGTGAAACCGCACAGGAAGGCTCCCTGCAGGTAGCTGCAGCACCGGGTGAAACAATCGAAATATCTATTCCTTATGAAGCCAGCGATCTTCTGAATGATAAGGAAGCTGTACTGACCCTCTCCTTCACTCAGGCTGAAGCAACAGCCTGGTCAGAAGCAGGCCATGTTATCGCTTGGGAGCAGTTCGTCCTGGTGCCATGGATTGCCGCCAGCCGGACAAATGCCGGCGGGTCCCTGCAGGTGACTGAGCAGGATGATAACGTTACTGTATCCGGAGAAGCCTTCTCCGTTTCCTTTAATACAACAAACGGCGAGCTTTACTCTTATGTGACAGGCGGCAAAGAACAGCTCCTGCAGCCGGCCAGAACCAATTTCTGGAGAGCGGTGACCGATAACGATCTGGGTAACGGGCTCGACAAGCGCAGCGCTGTATGGAAAGAAGCTTCAAGCAGCCAAAGCCTGATCAGCTTCAGTTTTGAGGCTCTAGACAACCGCTGCACGATCTCTGCAGACTATGTATTATTCACTGGTCCGGATTCCATCCTGCGTGTGAAGTACGATGTCCGCAGTGACGGCTCTGTAGAAATCAGCCAGGAGCTCAATCCGGGCGGCAGCAGCCTGCCAGAGCTTCCGGAATTCGGCATGATGTTTGTGCTGGACAGCGGACTTGATACCATCTCCTGGTACGGCCGCGGCCCGCACGAGAACCATTGGGACCGTAACACCAGTGCGGCTGTCGGCAGCTACAGCGGCAAGGTTAGTGACCAGTTCACCCCTTACCTGCGTCCGCAGGAATCCGGCAACAAGACCGATGTCAGATTCGCTTCACTGACCAGCGGTACAGACGGCCATGGCTTCAAGATTGAAGCTCCGTCCCTGTTCGAGCTTAACGCAATGCCTTGGACCCCGGATGAGCTTGAAGCAAGCGATCATGTCTATAAGCTGCCTGCCTCAGACAAAACCGTACTGCGTGTGAACTACAAGCAGATGGGTATCGGAGGCGATGACAGCTGGGGAGCACCGATTCACAAGGAATTCATGCTGCCGGCTAACCGGCCATACTTCTTCCGGTTTACTATTGCACCTAAATAA
- a CDS encoding AraC family transcriptional regulator: MESMMVFCAVDDTLQLPLYATTIGYWEHQEETARSAGFPDYQLHQVLSGKGELAVGEKRYVVGPGEIFFTFPDVPHSYTPISREWELAWISFNGREAGGMLSYAGIRETGVRKLRDAELLVPFHELLKLPDANDLDNNLERSRLLYAMLLDLKRNLPPSSEEDELVRIKPVLEHIELHLHRALPLKELAEVISVSPQYLCRLFQRTVHDRPVTYINKQRINRSKQLMFQQREKKLYEIAQLTGFENASYFCAVFKRLTGMQPEQFKQLHGLDKG; the protein is encoded by the coding sequence ATGGAGAGCATGATGGTGTTCTGCGCGGTGGATGATACGCTCCAGCTGCCGCTGTACGCTACAACGATTGGGTACTGGGAGCATCAGGAAGAAACGGCCCGTTCTGCCGGATTTCCCGATTACCAGCTGCATCAGGTGCTGAGCGGCAAAGGGGAGCTGGCAGTCGGGGAGAAGCGGTATGTGGTCGGACCCGGAGAGATATTCTTTACTTTCCCGGATGTTCCTCATTCCTACACGCCAATCAGCCGGGAATGGGAGCTGGCATGGATATCCTTTAACGGGAGAGAGGCGGGAGGCATGCTTTCTTATGCAGGTATCCGGGAGACAGGAGTGCGCAAATTAAGGGATGCAGAGCTGCTGGTTCCGTTTCATGAGCTGCTTAAGCTGCCGGATGCCAATGATCTGGACAATAATCTGGAGCGCTCCAGGCTGCTGTATGCGATGCTGCTCGATCTGAAGCGGAATCTCCCGCCTTCCAGCGAGGAGGATGAGCTGGTGCGGATCAAGCCGGTGCTTGAGCATATTGAGCTGCATCTGCACCGGGCATTGCCCCTTAAGGAGCTGGCCGAGGTGATTTCGGTTTCCCCGCAATACCTGTGCAGGCTGTTTCAGCGGACGGTTCATGACCGGCCGGTGACCTATATCAACAAGCAGCGCATTAACCGCAGCAAGCAGCTGATGTTCCAGCAGCGGGAAAAAAAGCTGTATGAGATTGCCCAGCTGACCGGCTTCGAAAATGCGAGTTACTTCTGCGCGGTATTTAAGCGTTTGACGGGAATGCAGCCGGAGCAGTTCAAGCAGCTGCACGGGCTGGATAAAGGGTAA
- a CDS encoding DUF6199 family natural product biosynthesis protein translates to MALGIILLILGIGSIVFGLYIRKHPDYAWKMSESWKVQGDSEPSSSYISLMTFRGAVGIWIGAFFIIFGLLQFF, encoded by the coding sequence ATGGCACTTGGAATAATATTGCTTATCCTTGGTATTGGATCGATCGTATTTGGCTTATACATCCGCAAGCACCCTGACTATGCCTGGAAAATGAGTGAATCCTGGAAGGTACAAGGGGATTCCGAGCCCAGCAGCAGTTATATCAGTCTTATGACCTTCAGGGGGGCTGTAGGCATCTGGATCGGAGCATTTTTCATCATATTTGGCCTGCTTCAGTTTTTTTAA
- a CDS encoding NAD(P)/FAD-dependent oxidoreductase, producing MNTKADVVIIGGGPAGLNAALVLGRARKSVIVIDDLQPRNIVTRETHGFLTRDGVSPRELRKAAHQELAAYPSVSRVSDTAAVATKNEDDFEITTVSGAMYSSKKLLFAVGKKDLPLSVDGLAEVYGKSAFVCPYCDGWELRDKKLVLIVTGAHALHLAKVISGWTKDYSICTNGPAELTDEERGELARHGVLLHEAAIRTIESEAGMVQQVVLEDETRLPCEGIFFAPKLTRGSNLPQAIGCEMTETGSILIDEYGKTNIPGVFSAGDAASEKYQAIAAAASGALTAIMINGELNGEAWDASEPVE from the coding sequence ATGAATACAAAAGCAGATGTGGTTATTATCGGCGGGGGTCCGGCGGGTCTAAATGCGGCATTAGTTCTGGGACGGGCCCGGAAATCTGTTATTGTTATTGACGATCTGCAGCCGAGGAATATTGTTACCCGTGAGACACACGGCTTCCTTACTAGGGATGGAGTAAGTCCAAGGGAGTTACGCAAGGCGGCGCATCAAGAGCTGGCAGCTTATCCGTCAGTGAGCCGTGTCAGTGATACCGCTGCAGTGGCTACGAAAAACGAGGATGATTTTGAAATTACGACGGTCTCAGGGGCAATGTATTCTAGTAAGAAACTGCTTTTTGCTGTTGGAAAAAAAGATCTTCCGCTGTCCGTTGACGGACTCGCTGAGGTCTATGGCAAAAGCGCCTTTGTCTGCCCGTATTGTGACGGCTGGGAGTTGCGGGATAAGAAGCTTGTCCTTATCGTAACTGGAGCCCATGCGCTACATTTGGCTAAAGTAATCTCCGGCTGGACGAAGGATTACAGCATTTGTACCAACGGGCCGGCGGAATTGACGGATGAAGAACGCGGGGAGCTGGCGCGGCATGGGGTGCTTTTGCATGAAGCAGCAATAAGAACAATAGAATCAGAGGCGGGAATGGTGCAGCAGGTGGTTTTGGAGGATGAAACCCGGCTTCCGTGCGAGGGGATTTTCTTCGCTCCCAAGCTGACAAGAGGCTCGAATCTCCCGCAGGCTATAGGCTGTGAAATGACTGAGACGGGCAGCATCCTCATAGATGAATACGGCAAAACAAACATTCCCGGGGTATTCTCTGCCGGTGATGCCGCCTCAGAAAAGTATCAGGCCATTGCCGCAGCTGCGTCAGGCGCACTGACTGCTATTATGATTAACGGTGAGCTGAACGGGGAGGCCTGGGATGCGAGTGAGCCTGTGGAATAG
- a CDS encoding GNAT family N-acetyltransferase, whose protein sequence is MRAATETINTVRLKLRPFKVEDAPSMHANWINDIDVQSNYGEPVYSSIALVEALLQQWVLSYNRNDFYRWAIILKDHEECIGQISFCQVDVGHHLAEIEYCIGRSYQNNGYATEALTAVIQYTFTHTSLHRLQAYHRGQNAVSGKVMQKAHMQYEGTHKESYYYSATGVYDDKHYYGIVKGTI, encoded by the coding sequence TTGCGGGCGGCAACTGAAACCATAAATACTGTAAGATTAAAGCTAAGACCATTTAAAGTGGAAGATGCCCCGAGTATGCATGCTAACTGGATCAATGACATTGATGTCCAAAGCAATTACGGTGAACCTGTCTATAGTAGTATAGCTTTAGTAGAAGCTTTACTGCAGCAATGGGTGCTGTCCTATAATAGAAATGATTTTTACCGGTGGGCGATCATCCTTAAAGATCATGAGGAATGCATTGGACAAATCTCCTTTTGTCAGGTTGACGTGGGTCATCACCTTGCTGAAATTGAATACTGCATCGGCCGGTCGTATCAGAATAATGGGTATGCCACTGAGGCTTTAACAGCAGTAATACAGTATACCTTTACCCATACTTCACTGCACCGGCTGCAGGCATATCACCGCGGGCAGAATGCAGTATCTGGAAAGGTGATGCAGAAAGCTCATATGCAGTATGAAGGTACACATAAAGAAAGTTACTATTATAGCGCTACTGGAGTATACGATGATAAGCATTACTACGGAATCGTAAAAGGAACGATATGA
- a CDS encoding DUF6138 family protein encodes MDMDDSLEPVLEEMKQEIDKWIAYINDKDAEKIIKRTTLQMGIHGYALLKYEGGRVDVTDYPLDLSVQGKSRLSTSGGLTEEQVREQIVPELAHYMQHKLNELPPAVLDYRFNFEGNFQVVNGGTVKVPILKYVDEAKKQLLLDRIGSYISSKLEAGQYPTKPLETFFLARHLLDEELYPVLHSGRIIGLYERIQELNKGSKHLTEHRNTLTVALRNWVEEQWLPRYFELTGSEWEKEYKKKSGAMLEVSGSGQEAVELVIYSAVSILRYEPSYSRSTGLTFLNCVTALGSTRAEQLIREGSGALPEDVIRLRDERVECIANDVFAEVSIHMKQESGESYGQALRFLIKLLEQGFPKSYQIKLKSAVKRCLPLKGLVKSGTHRFFANALEYPEVHPLLEEYARAAMETFEWYTDTEGEKCCMPGSYAVFGLALTDRAYFPLAREYMEKVDVEHQSVQNGFTAALYGHYGIKTETLPMLVTCMLYCTESLKLKITKELEDEELLSLLLNQIRSLEYYQVEHLVYLIWGGKDKLKKLAGKAEGEMKQNLEELMQAAGRG; translated from the coding sequence ATGGATATGGATGATTCGCTGGAACCCGTACTTGAAGAAATGAAGCAGGAAATAGACAAGTGGATCGCATATATCAACGATAAGGATGCTGAGAAAATTATAAAACGCACTACGCTGCAGATGGGCATTCACGGGTATGCGCTCCTAAAATATGAGGGTGGCAGAGTGGATGTGACGGATTACCCGCTGGATTTATCTGTGCAGGGCAAAAGCAGGCTGAGTACCAGTGGCGGGCTTACAGAGGAGCAGGTGCGGGAACAGATCGTTCCAGAGCTTGCTCACTATATGCAGCATAAATTAAACGAACTCCCTCCGGCAGTGCTGGATTACCGGTTTAATTTTGAAGGGAACTTCCAAGTCGTAAACGGCGGCACTGTCAAAGTGCCTATTCTCAAATATGTGGACGAGGCGAAGAAGCAGCTGCTGCTGGACCGGATCGGCTCTTATATCTCCAGCAAGCTTGAAGCCGGCCAATATCCGACCAAACCGTTAGAAACGTTTTTCTTAGCCCGGCATCTGCTGGATGAAGAATTGTATCCCGTCCTGCATTCCGGCAGAATCATTGGTCTGTATGAGCGGATACAAGAGCTGAATAAGGGAAGCAAGCATCTTACAGAGCACCGCAATACACTGACAGTGGCCCTGAGGAACTGGGTTGAGGAGCAGTGGCTGCCCCGATACTTTGAGCTCACCGGCAGCGAATGGGAGAAGGAATATAAGAAGAAGAGCGGTGCCATGCTGGAGGTGAGCGGGAGCGGACAGGAAGCCGTGGAGCTGGTGATCTATAGTGCAGTAAGTATCCTCAGATATGAGCCTTCCTACAGCAGAAGTACGGGGCTCACCTTCTTGAATTGCGTGACCGCTCTCGGCAGCACCCGGGCTGAACAGCTGATCCGCGAGGGCAGCGGAGCCCTGCCTGAGGATGTTATCAGATTGAGAGATGAACGGGTGGAATGTATAGCAAATGATGTGTTTGCTGAGGTAAGTATCCATATGAAGCAGGAGTCAGGGGAGAGCTACGGTCAGGCGCTCCGGTTTCTGATCAAGCTGCTTGAACAGGGTTTTCCCAAAAGTTATCAGATTAAGCTGAAATCCGCAGTTAAGCGCTGTCTGCCGCTCAAGGGACTAGTCAAATCGGGTACACACCGGTTTTTTGCGAATGCGCTTGAATATCCGGAAGTCCACCCGCTGCTGGAAGAGTACGCCAGGGCGGCTATGGAAACCTTTGAATGGTATACAGATACGGAAGGGGAGAAATGCTGCATGCCGGGCAGCTATGCGGTCTTTGGCCTTGCTCTCACAGACCGGGCATATTTCCCGCTAGCCAGAGAATACATGGAGAAGGTAGACGTTGAACATCAGTCGGTCCAGAACGGGTTTACAGCAGCATTATATGGACATTACGGCATTAAAACGGAGACTCTTCCTATGCTGGTGACGTGTATGCTGTACTGTACGGAATCATTAAAGCTAAAGATAACGAAGGAGCTGGAGGATGAAGAGCTGCTCAGCCTGCTGCTCAATCAGATCCGCAGCCTCGAGTACTACCAGGTAGAACATCTTGTCTACCTCATTTGGGGCGGTAAGGACAAGCTTAAGAAGCTTGCTGGCAAGGCTGAAGGAGAGATGAAGCAGAATCTAGAAGAGCTGATGCAAGCTGCCGGACGTGGCTAA
- a CDS encoding MarR family transcriptional regulator, which translates to MNCSMEQEAVLYLLKKMSNELSPKFERCTGIGSSRYDLLYQLYLADEVTQSDLQKAIHIDSAAITRHLKQLEAEGMVTRRRNPADQRVTFVRLTEECRSLIVNFNKERTQFIRQLLDGFSEQEIHLMTDMLTRMHHNLKDL; encoded by the coding sequence ATGAATTGTTCAATGGAACAAGAAGCTGTACTGTACCTGCTCAAAAAAATGAGTAATGAGCTCAGCCCGAAGTTTGAGCGCTGCACCGGCATCGGCTCTTCGCGGTATGATCTGCTGTATCAGCTATATCTAGCGGATGAGGTAACCCAGAGTGATCTGCAAAAGGCCATTCACATCGACAGCGCTGCAATTACCCGGCACCTGAAGCAGCTCGAGGCGGAAGGCATGGTGACCAGAAGACGCAACCCGGCAGATCAGCGGGTGACTTTTGTGCGGCTGACTGAGGAATGCCGGAGCCTTATTGTAAACTTTAACAAGGAACGGACCCAATTTATCCGCCAGCTGCTTGACGGCTTCAGTGAGCAGGAGATCCATCTGATGACAGACATGCTCACCAGAATGCATCATAATCTGAAGGATCTTTAA
- a CDS encoding nitroreductase family protein has protein sequence MKEFQQTNDFNEIVYGRRSIKTYDPSVKISREEMTEILKEASTAPSSINMQPWRFLVIDSEEGKQKLAPLSRFNKDKVLQASAVIAVFGDMNNFDYSEEIYSKAVELGYMPQEVKEYQLNAFKPLYSQISDKDMRDIILLDAGLVSMQLMLVARAHGYDTNPIGGYEKDQIAEAFGMDKERYLPVMLLTIGKAASEGFNSYRLPVDQTTFWA, from the coding sequence ATGAAAGAATTCCAGCAAACCAATGATTTTAATGAGATCGTATATGGACGCCGGTCCATCAAAACCTATGATCCCTCTGTGAAAATCAGCAGAGAAGAAATGACGGAAATTCTGAAGGAAGCCAGCACGGCTCCTTCATCTATCAATATGCAGCCATGGCGCTTCCTGGTGATTGACAGTGAAGAAGGCAAGCAAAAGCTCGCTCCCCTCTCGCGTTTCAATAAGGACAAAGTTCTTCAGGCCTCTGCTGTCATTGCAGTCTTTGGCGACATGAACAATTTCGATTACTCAGAAGAAATTTATAGCAAAGCGGTTGAACTCGGCTATATGCCGCAAGAAGTAAAAGAATATCAGCTGAATGCATTCAAGCCGCTGTATTCGCAGATTAGCGATAAAGATATGCGTGATATTATTCTGCTCGATGCCGGCCTGGTATCCATGCAGCTGATGCTGGTTGCGCGTGCGCACGGGTATGACACGAATCCGATCGGCGGCTATGAGAAGGATCAGATCGCTGAAGCCTTCGGTATGGACAAAGAGCGCTATCTGCCGGTTATGCTGCTGACGATCGGTAAAGCTGCCAGTGAGGGCTTCAATTCTTACCGTCTGCCAGTTGACCAAACAACGTTTTGGGCTTAA
- a CDS encoding glycosyltransferase 61 family protein, whose translation MEEMSGKANPAGTNLCASGFYQDVWEWEASASSGVEIRLSPFDFGETTEYEAPKTVETEVHPYLKSYTLHPEGGYIAYIPNGRVWGPSGSVLTSEDKLIYDLSPEYDGQLNRMLTAEEHPALHRQKAREHYDLQGTAAVLTFCGSHNYFHWLYDVLPRLGMLRILNIPFQTLIMNPNPYGTFVQDTLTMFGIAESSVIRTGEERQIQAELLVAPSLMMNSHYPPWSTSVLRKFMLPGRDTTLRAPGRIFISRSKASSRRITNENEVIRCLEPYGFVPVCLEDWTVAQQIQLFASAEVIVSPHGAGLSNLAFCMKGTVVVEIFHRRHVVPTYWMISNHNKLDYYMMYGQADETLQDRFSGFADFLVDLDRLEQTLCLAGLNK comes from the coding sequence ATGGAAGAAATGAGCGGAAAGGCTAACCCTGCAGGCACGAATCTATGTGCATCCGGGTTTTACCAAGACGTATGGGAATGGGAAGCTTCGGCTTCCTCTGGAGTCGAGATCAGGCTTAGTCCTTTTGATTTTGGCGAAACCACTGAATATGAGGCCCCCAAAACGGTTGAAACGGAAGTTCACCCGTATTTGAAATCTTATACTCTACATCCCGAAGGCGGATATATTGCATACATTCCAAATGGGCGTGTCTGGGGTCCCTCTGGTTCAGTCCTGACATCGGAAGATAAACTGATCTACGACCTTTCTCCGGAATACGATGGACAACTTAACAGAATGCTGACAGCGGAGGAACACCCGGCTTTGCACCGCCAGAAGGCCCGGGAGCATTATGACCTTCAGGGGACGGCTGCCGTGTTGACCTTTTGCGGGAGCCATAATTATTTTCATTGGTTATATGATGTGCTGCCGCGTCTGGGTATGCTTAGAATACTAAATATCCCTTTTCAAACCCTTATCATGAACCCGAATCCTTATGGAACTTTCGTACAGGATACGTTAACTATGTTTGGCATAGCGGAATCGTCTGTGATCCGCACGGGCGAAGAGCGGCAAATTCAGGCCGAACTGCTGGTAGCACCTTCACTGATGATGAATTCCCATTACCCGCCTTGGTCCACTTCTGTCCTGCGTAAGTTTATGCTGCCGGGACGCGACACCACGCTCCGTGCTCCGGGCCGTATTTTTATCTCCCGGAGTAAAGCCTCTTCCCGCCGGATCACCAATGAGAATGAAGTAATCCGTTGTTTGGAGCCATATGGCTTCGTTCCTGTCTGTCTGGAGGATTGGACCGTAGCCCAGCAAATTCAGCTCTTTGCTTCCGCAGAAGTGATTGTTTCGCCGCATGGTGCAGGCTTGTCCAATCTTGCTTTTTGCATGAAGGGAACTGTAGTTGTCGAAATTTTTCATAGACGGCATGTAGTGCCTACTTATTGGATGATCAGCAACCACAACAAACTCGATTACTATATGATGTACGGGCAGGCTGACGAAACGCTACAGGACCGTTTTTCGGGATTTGCGGACTTCTTGGTGGATTTGGACCGGCTGGAGCAAACTCTTTGTTTAGCCGGATTGAACAAGTAA
- a CDS encoding AAA family ATPase — MNKLVFFLGPGGAGKTTLAKAVAARRKAAVLDMDTLLRPAATAILTMHGLDPDDRDSAEYKQLCRDLGYRITMDAALDNIGLSADLYVVGPFTKEAADPDWIEAELNRIGKTLQEVEVKVVLVTLKDEALFRKRITGRNSPLDGWKFRNWEQFRSAFSPRTVAWPLPEVNVTVIDNSSPELDVTAGKVEQFIYGE, encoded by the coding sequence ATGAACAAGCTCGTTTTTTTCCTGGGTCCTGGCGGCGCCGGCAAAACAACACTGGCCAAAGCTGTAGCTGCCCGCCGCAAGGCGGCCGTGCTGGATATGGATACTCTCTTACGCCCTGCCGCGACGGCAATATTGACTATGCACGGACTGGACCCGGACGACCGGGATTCCGCCGAATATAAACAGCTCTGCCGCGACCTGGGATACCGGATTACAATGGATGCCGCACTTGATAACATCGGGCTTTCCGCCGATCTCTATGTCGTTGGACCTTTTACCAAAGAAGCTGCAGACCCGGATTGGATCGAAGCTGAGCTGAACCGGATCGGCAAGACATTGCAGGAAGTTGAAGTGAAGGTCGTATTGGTCACTTTGAAGGACGAAGCGCTGTTTCGCAAACGGATTACCGGCCGGAACTCCCCGCTGGACGGCTGGAAATTCCGGAACTGGGAGCAGTTCCGCTCCGCCTTCAGCCCCCGAACGGTCGCCTGGCCGCTGCCGGAAGTAAATGTAACGGTCATTGACAATTCGAGTCCTGAGCTTGATGTGACTGCGGGCAAAGTGGAACAGTTTATCTACGGGGAATAA
- a CDS encoding GNAT family N-acetyltransferase — translation MKIRQIEKPDNRSIETIIRECLIEFGGNRDGLAWADDSMHDLYSYYNAAGNRAYWIVEEDGRVLGGCGIASFAESDEICELQKMYLASATRGTGIAAELLKTALDFAGQHYKQCYLETLQTMGAANRFYQKQGFTLLTEPLNGSEHFACDAWYIKELEKLN, via the coding sequence ATGAAGATTAGACAGATAGAGAAACCGGACAACCGTTCCATCGAGACCATCATCAGAGAATGTCTGATCGAATTTGGCGGCAACCGTGACGGCCTGGCCTGGGCTGATGACAGCATGCATGATCTTTACAGCTATTACAATGCAGCCGGGAACCGGGCATACTGGATTGTAGAGGAGGACGGCCGGGTGCTGGGCGGCTGCGGAATTGCCTCTTTTGCTGAGTCGGATGAAATCTGTGAGCTGCAAAAGATGTATCTTGCCAGCGCAACCAGAGGAACGGGTATTGCGGCTGAGCTCCTGAAGACTGCGCTGGATTTTGCAGGGCAGCATTATAAGCAATGTTATCTGGAAACTTTGCAGACGATGGGTGCCGCGAACCGGTTTTATCAAAAACAGGGCTTTACACTGCTTACTGAACCGCTGAACGGGTCTGAGCATTTTGCCTGTGATGCCTGGTATATAAAAGAGCTTGAAAAGCTTAACTAG